In Arthrobacter citreus, a single genomic region encodes these proteins:
- a CDS encoding YuzB family protein: MVRPLVEFCIKNLSDGAQKALEQLERDPNLDILEYGCLGYCGKCSLSLFALVEGEVVTGETATELVDNIYIFLEENMLI, from the coding sequence ATAGTGAGACCATTAGTCGAATTTTGTATAAAAAACCTATCTGACGGAGCGCAAAAAGCGTTAGAGCAACTAGAACGTGATCCAAATCTAGACATACTAGAATATGGCTGCCTTGGATATTGCGGAAAATGTAGTCTATCACTTTTTGCACTAGTTGAAGGAGAAGTTGTAACTGGTGAAACTGCTACTGAGTTAGTTGATAATATTTATATTTTCTTAGAAGAAAATATGTTAATATAA
- a CDS encoding NAD(P)/FAD-dependent oxidoreductase: MKNLVLLGAGYGNIRVLSRLLTSDLPEDVQITLIDRNSFHCFKTEYYALVAGTVPEQHIRIPLPTHEKLKVVYGDITTIDTANKKVELSNGKSVSYDDLIIGLGCEDKYHNVPGAMEHTYSIQTIEKTRNAYENVNSLPPNSVIGVVGAGLSGVEVASELRESRSDLQILLFDRGSRILSMFPEKLSYYVQNWFIEHDVKIISNSNITKVEQNTLFNHDDEIHCDAVIWTAGIQPVEVVRNLEVEKDNTGRIVVTKYHHMPNDEHVYVVGDCAALPYAPSAQLAEAQAEQIVMVLQKKWAGEDLPEVMPQIKLKGIMGSLGKKHGFGLFNERPLLGRVPRLIKSGILWLYKYHNG, from the coding sequence ATGAAAAACCTCGTATTACTAGGAGCCGGATATGGAAATATTCGTGTTTTGTCACGTCTATTAACTTCTGATTTGCCTGAGGATGTTCAAATCACATTGATCGATCGAAATTCTTTTCACTGCTTTAAAACTGAATATTATGCATTAGTTGCAGGTACAGTTCCAGAACAGCATATTAGAATTCCATTACCAACTCACGAGAAATTAAAGGTTGTATATGGGGATATTACAACAATTGATACGGCAAACAAGAAAGTAGAATTAAGCAATGGGAAATCAGTTTCTTACGATGATTTAATTATCGGTTTAGGTTGCGAGGATAAGTACCATAATGTACCTGGTGCAATGGAACATACTTATAGTATCCAAACAATTGAAAAAACAAGAAACGCATACGAAAATGTTAACAGTTTACCACCAAATTCTGTAATAGGTGTTGTTGGAGCTGGCTTAAGTGGAGTAGAAGTTGCAAGTGAATTAAGAGAAAGTAGAAGCGATTTACAAATTTTACTTTTTGACCGTGGAAGCCGTATTTTATCAATGTTTCCAGAAAAACTTAGTTATTATGTACAAAACTGGTTTATTGAGCACGATGTTAAAATTATTAGCAATTCAAACATTACAAAAGTTGAGCAAAATACGTTATTTAATCATGATGATGAGATTCATTGTGACGCTGTTATTTGGACAGCAGGTATTCAACCAGTTGAAGTTGTCCGCAACTTAGAGGTAGAAAAAGACAATACTGGTAGAATCGTCGTAACGAAATATCATCACATGCCAAATGATGAACATGTTTATGTAGTTGGGGATTGTGCTGCATTACCATACGCACCTTCAGCACAGTTAGCTGAAGCTCAAGCTGAACAAATTGTAATGGTTTTACAAAAAAAATGGGCAGGTGAAGACCTTCCAGAGGTAATGCCTCAAATAAAATTAAAAGGTATTATGGGATCATTAGGTAAAAAACATGGTTTTGGACTATTTAACGAACGCCCACTTCTCGGACGAGTTCCAAGATTGATTAAATCTGGAATCTTATGGTTATATAAATATCACAATGGTTGA
- a CDS encoding SPFH/Band 7/PHB domain protein, which produces MVGPIIIGIIVLFVIILLLSSIRIVRQSEVYLVERLGKFHRKLESGIHIVMPFVERVASKKTLRETVVDFPPQSMITKDNVSIQVDSVVFYQVTDVVRHEYEIANPLSAISNLTATTLRNLIGELDLDETLTSRDTVNNKLRAVLDQATDKWGMKVNRVEIRNIIPPVDIQNAMERQMQAERTRREKVLNAQGEKESKILKAEGEKQSKILEAEGERLSQVEKARGDKDSQVLRAEGEAEAIIKLAEAKARGEQLVLDVWRNAEPTKEMVQLRSMEALEKVAYGHASKLVIPTDATKLLGMVESVKEVIRPDKTE; this is translated from the coding sequence ATGGTTGGTCCAATTATAATTGGTATTATTGTTTTATTCGTAATAATACTTTTGTTATCAAGTATTCGTATTGTAAGACAATCTGAAGTATATTTAGTGGAACGATTAGGTAAGTTCCATCGTAAATTAGAGAGTGGAATTCATATAGTAATGCCATTTGTTGAACGTGTAGCTAGTAAAAAAACTTTACGTGAGACTGTTGTAGATTTTCCACCACAATCAATGATTACAAAAGATAATGTTAGTATTCAAGTTGACTCAGTTGTCTTTTATCAAGTAACTGACGTTGTCCGTCATGAATATGAAATTGCTAATCCTTTGTCTGCGATTTCTAATCTGACTGCTACTACTTTACGTAACTTAATTGGTGAATTAGATTTAGATGAGACATTAACAAGTCGTGATACAGTTAATAATAAACTTCGTGCAGTTCTTGACCAAGCAACTGACAAATGGGGCATGAAAGTTAATCGTGTCGAAATAAGAAATATCATTCCTCCTGTTGATATCCAAAATGCGATGGAGCGACAAATGCAAGCTGAGCGTACACGTCGTGAAAAAGTATTAAATGCACAAGGTGAGAAAGAATCGAAAATCCTGAAAGCAGAAGGAGAAAAGCAATCAAAAATTCTTGAAGCTGAAGGGGAACGCTTAAGCCAAGTTGAAAAAGCACGTGGAGATAAAGATTCTCAAGTTTTACGAGCTGAAGGGGAAGCAGAGGCAATCATTAAACTTGCTGAAGCTAAAGCTAGAGGAGAACAACTTGTATTAGACGTTTGGAGAAATGCAGAACCAACAAAAGAAATGGTTCAATTACGTTCAATGGAAGCATTAGAGAAAGTAGCTTACGGTCATGCATCTAAACTTGTCATTCCAACAGATGCTACAAAGCTTTTAGGAATGGTTGAAAGTGTAAAAGAAGTTATAAGACCTGACAAGACAGAATAA
- a CDS encoding NfeD family protein, protein MVALYLFVIGVLLIIIEMFSLTFVFLWIGIASILASVVNYLTDSNTFTFIVFIISAIILWLSTKKFAKRIHQHKTIENGVYALLGKELIVASVEVVDDKVGTTKVYGDEWTIRSTEPLTLNEKVVVTKIEGATLYVTNKLIEEK, encoded by the coding sequence ATGGTTGCGCTTTACTTGTTTGTAATTGGGGTTTTATTAATTATTATTGAAATGTTCTCATTAACTTTTGTATTCTTATGGATTGGTATTGCGAGCATTCTAGCATCAGTTGTAAATTATTTAACAGATTCAAACACCTTTACTTTTATTGTTTTTATTATTAGTGCAATAATTTTATGGCTTAGTACAAAGAAATTTGCTAAGAGAATCCACCAGCATAAAACGATCGAAAATGGGGTGTATGCTTTACTTGGCAAAGAGCTCATAGTAGCTTCTGTAGAAGTTGTTGATGATAAAGTAGGTACGACTAAAGTTTATGGTGATGAATGGACAATCCGTTCGACAGAGCCATTAACTTTAAATGAAAAGGTAGTTGTAACAAAAATAGAAGGTGCAACTTTGTATGTGACAAATAAATTAATTGAGGAGAAATGA
- a CDS encoding DUF1462 family protein, which translates to MSNKILVEVFGAEVICASCVGMPSSIETFEWLQAALQRKYPDLSFDFQYVDIFNVENNEKEDFAERVRNDEFFYPVVLVNGNVVGEGNPKLKDVYSAIEQ; encoded by the coding sequence ATGAGTAATAAAATTTTAGTGGAAGTTTTTGGGGCTGAAGTAATTTGTGCTAGTTGTGTAGGAATGCCGTCCTCAATTGAAACGTTTGAATGGCTTCAAGCTGCACTTCAAAGAAAATATCCTGACTTATCGTTTGATTTTCAATACGTTGATATATTTAATGTTGAGAATAATGAAAAAGAAGATTTTGCCGAACGTGTAAGAAATGACGAGTTTTTCTATCCGGTTGTATTAGTAAATGGAAATGTAGTTGGTGAAGGTAATCCAAAATTAAAAGATGTTTATAGCGCAATTGAACAGTAA
- a CDS encoding NifU family protein: MDMKEQVQEVLDKLRPFLLRDGGDVDLVDIEDGIVKLRLLGACGSCPSSTITLKAGIERALLEEVPGVIEVEQVF; this comes from the coding sequence ATGGACATGAAAGAACAAGTACAAGAAGTTTTAGATAAATTAAGACCGTTTTTATTACGCGATGGTGGAGACGTTGATTTAGTTGATATTGAAGATGGAATTGTTAAGCTTCGCCTTTTAGGCGCTTGCGGTAGCTGCCCAAGTTCAACGATCACTTTAAAAGCTGGTATTGAGCGAGCTTTATTAGAAGAAGTACCTGGCGTAATCGAAGTAGAGCAAGTATTCTAA
- the yutH gene encoding spore coat protein YutH — translation MIQDMFHHYQIQPAELLQVQSYYMFWQRNRVYFLAPIGGLKEDDLQEMKGLSDFMSSTGDQSVATFVQNVQGYYVSKIDGNNYSLFKSTRQNERSNNYGEELATFHLRGRKYSEELKRLNRIGQWKNLWEKRLEQLERFWQNKVNSHPDNFFEQIFIESFPYYLGMTENAIQYVVDTELDDTPQVVDAATICHQKMTERRLKEIHFAKVPIEWIYDHPSRDLAEWVRDEYLENTDNYQKKILSFFYGYEKKSPLSTFAWRLLFARLLFPVHYFETVEGYYLARSDSERKRYERKLVYYLENTKEFESFLGGFYDLIGLPTSKLGIREINWLK, via the coding sequence ATCATTCAAGACATGTTTCATCATTATCAAATTCAACCAGCTGAATTACTTCAAGTACAGTCATATTACATGTTTTGGCAGCGGAATAGGGTGTATTTTCTAGCTCCTATTGGCGGTTTAAAAGAGGACGATTTACAGGAAATGAAAGGTTTAAGTGACTTTATGAGCTCAACAGGAGATCAGTCAGTCGCAACTTTTGTTCAAAATGTTCAAGGGTATTATGTGAGTAAAATTGATGGGAATAATTATTCCTTATTTAAAAGTACGAGACAAAACGAACGTAGTAATAATTATGGGGAAGAATTAGCAACGTTTCATTTGAGAGGCAGAAAATATTCAGAGGAATTAAAAAGGTTAAATAGGATTGGTCAATGGAAGAATTTATGGGAGAAAAGGCTAGAGCAATTAGAAAGATTTTGGCAAAATAAAGTAAATAGCCACCCAGATAATTTTTTTGAACAAATTTTTATTGAATCCTTTCCCTATTATCTTGGAATGACCGAGAATGCGATCCAATATGTTGTAGACACCGAATTAGATGATACCCCCCAAGTTGTTGATGCAGCAACAATCTGTCATCAAAAAATGACGGAGCGTCGACTAAAAGAGATTCATTTTGCAAAAGTTCCGATTGAGTGGATTTATGATCATCCGAGCCGTGATCTTGCTGAATGGGTGAGAGATGAATATCTAGAGAACACGGATAATTATCAAAAGAAAATCCTTTCATTTTTTTATGGTTATGAAAAGAAAAGTCCCTTATCAACGTTTGCTTGGCGGTTATTATTTGCTAGGTTACTTTTTCCAGTTCATTATTTTGAAACGGTCGAAGGCTACTATTTGGCTAGAAGTGATTCAGAAAGAAAGAGGTATGAACGCAAGCTAGTTTATTATCTTGAAAATACAAAGGAATTTGAGTCTTTTTTAGGTGGGTTTTATGATTTAATCGGATTACCAACATCAAAGTTAGGCATCCGAGAAATTAATTGGTTAAAATAG
- a CDS encoding phosphatidylglycerophosphatase A, with translation MDYLNHDLEKTALSLLEKRGVTLDDIADLVYFLQSKYHENLSMDECKHNVERVLTKREIQNAIITGIELDILAEQDKLQEPLLAIIKKDEGLYGIDEIIALSIVNVYGSIGFTNYGYIDKLKPGILERLNDKSTGLVNTFLDDIVGAIAAAASSRLAHRAAHKKADQLKAGDE, from the coding sequence ATGGATTATTTAAATCACGATTTAGAAAAGACTGCATTATCGTTGTTAGAAAAAAGAGGCGTAACACTCGATGATATTGCTGATTTAGTATACTTTTTACAAAGTAAATACCATGAAAACTTATCTATGGATGAGTGTAAACACAATGTTGAACGAGTCTTAACAAAACGTGAGATACAAAATGCTATCATTACTGGTATTGAATTAGATATCTTAGCAGAGCAAGATAAGCTTCAGGAGCCTTTGTTAGCTATTATTAAAAAAGATGAAGGCCTTTATGGCATTGATGAAATAATTGCCTTATCAATTGTAAATGTATATGGTTCAATTGGTTTTACAAATTACGGTTATATTGATAAATTAAAACCTGGTATTTTAGAACGATTAAATGACAAATCAACTGGTTTAGTGAATACGTTTTTAGATGATATTGTTGGAGCTATTGCAGCTGCGGCATCTAGTCGTCTTGCGCATCGTGCAGCGCATAAAAAAGCTGATCAACTTAAAGCTGGGGATGAATAA
- a CDS encoding TIGR01457 family HAD-type hydrolase has protein sequence MKQYKGYLIDLDGTMYRGEEQIEEASHFIKALKEKNIPYLFVTNNSTRRPEQVADKLNSFNIPTTKEQVFTTSNATANFIKEKKTDATVYMIGEEGLEFALEEVGLTITDENPDFVVSGLDRDINYEKLAKACIAVRNGATFISTNGDIAIPTERGLLPGNGSLTSVIAVSTTVKPIFIGKPEAIIMEQALKVLGVAKEDTLMIGDYYDTDIMAGINTGVDTLIVHTGVTTREMLSNYEKQPTYSVDSLEEWIKYI, from the coding sequence ATGAAACAATATAAAGGATACTTAATCGACTTAGATGGTACTATGTATCGTGGAGAGGAACAAATAGAAGAGGCGAGTCATTTTATTAAGGCTCTGAAGGAAAAAAATATTCCTTATCTTTTTGTCACAAATAATTCTACACGTAGACCAGAGCAGGTAGCCGATAAACTTAATTCGTTCAATATACCAACTACAAAAGAACAAGTATTTACAACAAGCAATGCAACGGCAAACTTCATAAAAGAGAAAAAAACAGATGCAACTGTTTATATGATTGGTGAAGAGGGCTTAGAATTTGCATTAGAAGAAGTTGGTTTGACAATTACAGATGAGAATCCTGATTTTGTTGTTAGTGGTCTAGATCGAGATATTAATTATGAGAAATTAGCTAAAGCATGTATCGCGGTAAGAAATGGAGCTACGTTTATCTCAACGAATGGTGATATCGCTATTCCTACTGAAAGAGGTTTATTACCAGGGAACGGTTCATTAACTTCCGTAATCGCTGTATCGACTACAGTAAAACCAATTTTTATAGGGAAGCCAGAAGCAATCATTATGGAGCAAGCATTAAAAGTATTAGGAGTTGCTAAAGAGGATACGTTAATGATTGGGGATTACTATGATACTGACATCATGGCAGGGATCAATACTGGTGTGGACACATTAATTGTTCATACTGGGGTTACGACTAGAGAGATGCTTTCAAATTATGAAAAGCAGCCTACATATTCAGTAGATTCATTAGAAGAGTGGATTAAATACATTTAA
- a CDS encoding DUF86 domain-containing protein, protein MYFVNRQNILDRIEVMNSLLEFYESNSQPKNKTDELALERMTHLLIDSMLDIGNTMIDGFIMRDPGSYDDIVDILMDEKVITTSIGDSIKKLIPIRKHLLQDYTVKITENIVITLSENIEAYKEFPIAVQTFLDKELGVINAFSSDEEK, encoded by the coding sequence ATGTACTTTGTAAATCGTCAAAACATATTAGATCGAATTGAAGTAATGAATTCACTGCTTGAATTTTATGAGTCAAATAGCCAACCAAAGAATAAAACAGACGAGTTAGCTTTGGAAAGAATGACACATCTATTAATTGACAGTATGTTAGATATTGGTAATACAATGATTGATGGCTTTATAATGAGAGATCCAGGAAGTTATGATGATATTGTCGATATATTAATGGATGAAAAAGTAATTACTACTTCTATTGGAGATTCAATAAAGAAATTAATTCCGATTCGAAAACATTTATTACAAGACTATACAGTGAAAATTACTGAAAATATAGTAATTACATTAAGTGAAAATATAGAAGCATACAAAGAATTCCCGATTGCGGTTCAAACTTTTTTAGATAAAGAGCTAGGTGTAATCAATGCTTTTAGTAGCGATGAAGAAAAATAA
- a CDS encoding DUF3055 domain-containing protein — protein MSDRFFLYDDTTQAKTRFVSFMGEEQRHDLALIYSDRHYGKVIILDMLSNRFAIIGHDDLKEEGYLEFAFGISEEKAAELLDFLNEIIY, from the coding sequence ATGTCTGATCGTTTTTTCTTATATGATGACACTACTCAAGCAAAAACCCGTTTTGTAAGCTTTATGGGAGAAGAACAAAGACATGATCTTGCTTTAATCTATTCAGATCGTCATTATGGAAAAGTTATCATTTTAGATATGCTAAGTAACCGATTTGCAATTATTGGACATGATGATTTAAAAGAAGAAGGATATTTAGAATTTGCTTTTGGAATTTCTGAAGAAAAGGCTGCTGAATTATTAGATTTCTTAAATGAAATCATTTACTAA
- a CDS encoding DUF1027 domain-containing protein — protein sequence MVCVQNICYEIVEDYREGFNEEAFKARYAEILSKYDYIVGDWGYEQLRLRGFFDDSQKNVPYDSKISTLREYIYEYCNFGCKYFVVKKVKN from the coding sequence TTGGTTTGCGTACAGAATATTTGTTATGAAATAGTTGAAGATTACCGTGAAGGATTCAATGAAGAAGCCTTTAAAGCTAGATATGCTGAAATCCTGTCAAAATACGATTACATCGTAGGAGACTGGGGCTATGAGCAGCTAAGACTAAGAGGATTTTTTGATGATTCTCAAAAAAATGTCCCTTATGATTCTAAAATCAGCACGTTACGTGAATATATTTATGAATACTGTAATTTTGGATGTAAATATTTTGTTGTAAAAAAAGTAAAAAACTGA
- the lipA gene encoding lipoyl synthase, with protein MASKKEEYLRKPEWLKIKLNTNESYTELKKMMRSKNLHTVCEEARCPNIHECWAVRKTATFMILGAVCTRACRFCAVKTGLPTELDLQEPVRVAESVTQMNLKHVVITAVARDDLRDGGAAVFAETVREVRKANPFTTIEVLPSDMGGKFENLKMLMDAKPDIMNHNIETVRELTPRVRARATYDRSLEFLRRAKEINPSIPTKSSIMLGLGETNEQIYEAMDDLRAAGVNIITLGQYLQPTKTHLTVKKYYTPDEFAALKEIALGKGFSHCEAGPLVRSSYHADEQVEAAKQA; from the coding sequence ATGGCATCAAAAAAGGAAGAATATTTAAGAAAGCCAGAGTGGCTAAAAATAAAATTAAATACAAATGAATCTTACACAGAATTAAAAAAAATGATGCGTTCAAAAAATCTTCACACTGTTTGTGAAGAAGCTCGTTGTCCAAATATCCACGAATGTTGGGCAGTTAGAAAAACAGCAACATTCATGATTTTAGGTGCGGTTTGTACACGTGCTTGTCGTTTTTGTGCTGTAAAAACTGGCTTACCAACTGAACTTGATTTACAAGAGCCAGTACGTGTTGCTGAATCAGTAACACAAATGAACTTAAAGCACGTAGTAATTACAGCGGTTGCTCGTGATGATTTAAGAGATGGTGGAGCAGCTGTATTTGCTGAAACAGTTAGAGAAGTTAGAAAAGCGAATCCATTTACGACAATCGAAGTTTTACCTTCTGATATGGGTGGGAAATTTGAAAACCTTAAAATGTTAATGGATGCAAAACCAGATATTATGAATCACAATATTGAAACGGTTAGAGAGTTAACTCCACGTGTTCGTGCAAGAGCTACGTATGACAGATCACTTGAATTTTTACGTAGAGCAAAAGAGATTAACCCTAGCATTCCTACAAAATCAAGCATTATGCTTGGTCTAGGTGAAACAAATGAACAAATTTACGAAGCAATGGATGATTTACGTGCAGCAGGTGTAAATATCATTACTTTAGGTCAATACTTACAACCAACAAAAACACATTTAACTGTAAAGAAATATTATACTCCTGACGAGTTTGCAGCACTGAAAGAAATAGCATTAGGAAAAGGCTTCTCACATTGTGAGGCTGGACCATTAGTTCGTTCTTCATATCATGCTGACGAACAAGTAGAGGCGGCAAAACAAGCATAA
- a CDS encoding M23 family metallopeptidase → MVLKKIIVLFCMVVIFIVPSFTNAEEIDQAELNKERMALYKKGETLTFIPWYYFAAIDTYERNVRSVRRDIPKRENGVLSIYIKPEDWSGLSNPVKKDTYAPTIHLFSGIGLDGNNDGKASVEDDEDILYTFIHRLHFYGPTRQYIRMMLWDYYQRAITVDMIDEYARLYQYFGKLNIEGNAFPLPINSTHSYRSTWGAPRSFGGRRVHEGTDIFANYGTPVRSTCYGIIETKGWNRIGGWRIGIRDLNNNYHYYAHLGGFNKDIQKGQIVEPGTLIGYVGSTGYGPPGTSGKFPPHLHYGIYKDNGYGEWSYDPYPRLRLWERQNRNKK, encoded by the coding sequence ATGGTTTTGAAAAAAATAATTGTACTTTTTTGTATGGTGGTTATCTTCATAGTACCATCATTTACAAATGCAGAAGAAATTGATCAAGCCGAGCTAAATAAAGAACGAATGGCCTTATATAAAAAAGGAGAAACACTAACCTTTATCCCTTGGTATTATTTTGCGGCTATCGATACATACGAACGAAATGTACGAAGTGTAAGAAGAGATATACCAAAACGCGAAAATGGAGTCCTTTCAATCTATATTAAGCCTGAGGATTGGAGCGGACTTTCAAATCCAGTTAAGAAAGACACTTACGCTCCTACTATTCATTTATTTAGTGGGATTGGTTTAGATGGAAATAATGATGGTAAAGCATCAGTAGAGGATGATGAGGATATTTTATACACTTTTATTCATCGTTTACATTTCTACGGGCCAACAAGACAATATATTCGAATGATGCTTTGGGATTATTACCAAAGAGCAATAACTGTTGATATGATCGATGAGTATGCTCGATTATATCAATATTTTGGAAAATTAAATATTGAAGGAAATGCTTTCCCATTACCAATTAATAGTACACATAGTTACCGTAGTACTTGGGGTGCTCCTCGAAGTTTCGGTGGACGAAGAGTTCACGAAGGGACCGATATATTCGCAAATTATGGGACGCCAGTGAGATCAACCTGCTATGGAATTATTGAAACAAAAGGTTGGAATCGAATTGGAGGATGGAGAATCGGAATTCGAGATTTAAATAATAACTATCATTACTACGCTCACTTAGGTGGTTTTAATAAAGATATTCAAAAGGGTCAAATAGTTGAGCCTGGTACACTAATTGGCTATGTTGGAAGTACTGGCTATGGACCTCCTGGCACATCAGGGAAGTTCCCACCTCATCTACATTATGGCATATACAAAGATAACGGCTATGGTGAATGGTCTTATGATCCATATCCTAGACTTCGACTGTGGGAACGACAAAATAGAAATAAAAAATAA
- the yunB gene encoding sporulation protein YunB, translating to MKKFKYRRVPKKKIFVSKNKSLVGFKLGYTQIFKSIDKVLPNKYVVITIVFLIFSIYSFWKIDKMFSPTILKYSEKQTRRIASSIVNKAYESASKELKGQDIIVRDVDGNGKEVISTNTYLINKIIGSTTRHVEENIRRVENGDLSFLSLSSAEKKKMETDHDGLYLKVPIGVITNTVLLGKLGPTIPVRFSVVGDTIANVSQEVKPFGFNNSVVEIIMNVEVNMNVIIPFSTKSTKVKVEVPIATEIIDGEVPNYIPFTPNTKQIPSITNGKK from the coding sequence ATGAAGAAGTTTAAGTATAGACGTGTTCCAAAGAAAAAAATTTTTGTTTCAAAGAATAAATCATTAGTTGGTTTTAAATTAGGATATACTCAAATCTTTAAATCAATAGATAAAGTACTCCCTAATAAATATGTTGTGATTACCATTGTCTTTTTAATCTTTTCTATCTATTCATTTTGGAAAATTGATAAAATGTTCTCACCTACAATTTTAAAGTATTCTGAGAAACAAACGAGACGAATTGCATCTTCAATTGTAAACAAAGCATATGAATCTGCGTCTAAGGAATTAAAGGGACAGGATATTATCGTTAGAGATGTAGATGGAAATGGGAAAGAAGTAATTAGTACGAATACATATTTAATCAATAAAATTATTGGTTCTACTACACGACATGTTGAAGAAAACATACGTAGAGTTGAAAATGGGGATCTTTCATTTTTATCCTTATCGAGTGCAGAAAAGAAAAAAATGGAGACAGACCATGACGGACTCTATTTAAAGGTTCCAATAGGTGTCATTACAAATACAGTACTATTAGGTAAACTCGGACCTACCATTCCGGTGCGCTTTTCTGTAGTAGGCGATACGATAGCAAATGTTTCGCAGGAAGTTAAGCCTTTTGGATTTAATAATTCTGTAGTCGAAATTATTATGAATGTGGAAGTAAACATGAATGTAATTATTCCATTTAGTACAAAATCAACAAAGGTTAAAGTTGAAGTACCGATTGCTACTGAAATTATTGATGGAGAAGTACCAAATTATATTCCATTTACACCGAATACAAAACAAATACCGTCAATAACAAATGGAAAAAAATAA
- a CDS encoding HD-GYP domain-containing protein: MRVVETSTLVPGMILRKPMYNEHGNKVVSANIPLTEKMIKRLHELNVRYAFVHALKSESIKTETAISDEFRIENIKKINDTFVKFKNEAHYLNWLSLEKVAPKLKGRIESFLNELILNKDALALLSSVLLYDKNIFAHSLNVTLYSLAIGIKLELNTSELDLLGLGALLHDVGKIAVPKKILNKPDRLTEEEYELIKQHTFAGYELLRDTINLHRIVAQCALQHHERINGSGYPKGISGKDIHLFSKIIAVADFYDAVTSNRVYRQAMLPSEGINLLSSGIDNLFDAKLVGIFKELLTIYPTGLNVKLCDGRSGIVTRQNEAATDRPIIRISEENGKMLSIPYEVNLMNELSLIIIECDQTLKQRVYQ; this comes from the coding sequence ATGAGAGTTGTCGAAACATCAACGCTTGTTCCGGGTATGATTTTAAGAAAACCAATGTACAATGAACATGGAAACAAAGTCGTTAGTGCAAATATTCCTTTAACGGAAAAGATGATTAAGCGATTACATGAATTAAACGTACGATACGCTTTTGTACATGCTTTAAAATCAGAAAGCATAAAAACAGAGACTGCAATTTCAGACGAATTTCGCATTGAAAATATAAAAAAAATAAATGACACGTTCGTTAAATTCAAAAACGAAGCACATTATCTAAATTGGCTTTCATTAGAAAAGGTTGCACCTAAACTTAAAGGTAGAATAGAATCATTTCTAAATGAATTAATACTTAATAAAGATGCTCTAGCTTTATTGTCGAGCGTATTATTGTATGATAAAAACATATTTGCACATTCATTAAATGTAACGCTGTATTCATTAGCAATTGGAATCAAGTTAGAACTAAATACAAGCGAGCTGGATTTACTAGGATTAGGTGCTCTTTTACATGATGTTGGGAAAATAGCTGTTCCAAAAAAAATCTTAAATAAACCGGACCGTTTGACTGAAGAAGAATATGAGTTAATTAAACAACATACATTTGCAGGATACGAATTGTTACGGGATACAATAAATCTTCATCGAATAGTTGCACAGTGTGCATTACAACATCATGAAAGGATCAACGGAAGTGGTTATCCAAAAGGTATTTCTGGCAAAGATATACACCTATTTTCAAAAATAATTGCGGTTGCTGACTTTTATGATGCTGTTACTTCAAACAGAGTTTATAGACAAGCAATGCTACCGAGTGAAGGAATAAATCTTTTAAGTAGCGGTATTGATAACTTGTTTGATGCTAAATTAGTCGGGATATTTAAAGAATTACTAACGATTTATCCGACCGGATTAAATGTAAAATTATGTGATGGAAGAAGTGGAATTGTTACAAGACAAAACGAGGCAGCTACAGATCGTCCAATAATTCGAATAAGTGAAGAAAACGGTAAAATGCTAAGTATTCCTTACGAAGTGAATCTAATGAATGAATTAAGTTTGATAATTATCGAATGTGATCAAACGTTAAAACAAAGAGTTTATCAGTAA